In Phacochoerus africanus isolate WHEZ1 chromosome 2, ROS_Pafr_v1, whole genome shotgun sequence, one DNA window encodes the following:
- the CITED2 gene encoding cbp/p300-interacting transactivator 2, protein MADHMMAMNHGRFPDGTNGLHHHPAHRMGMGQFPSPHHHQQQQPQHTFNALMGEHIHYGAGNMNATSGIRHAMGPGTVNGGHPPSALAPAARFNNSQFMGPPVASQGGSLPASMQLQKLNNQYFNHHPYPHNHYMPDLHPAAGHQMNGTNQHFRDCNPKHSGGSSTPGGSGGSSTPGGSAGTSGGGAGSSNSGGGSGSGSSSNMPASVAHVPAAMLPPNVIDTDFIDEEVLMSLVIEMGLDRIKELPELWLGQNEFDFMTDFVCKQQPSRVSC, encoded by the coding sequence ATGGCAGACCATATGATGGCCATGAACCACGGGCGCTTCCCCGACGGCACCAATGGGCTGCACCACCACCCTGCCCACCGCATGGGTATGGGGCAGTTCCCAAGCCCCcatcaccaccagcagcagcagccccaacACACCTTTAACGCCCTAATGGGCGAGCACATACACTACGGCGCGGGCAACATGAATGCCACAAGCGGCATCAGGCACGCGATGGGGCCGGGGACTGTGAATGGAGGGCACCCCCCGAGCGCGCTGGCCCCCGCGGCCAGGTTTAACAACTCCCAGTTCATGGGCCCCCCCGTGGCCAGTCAGGGAGGCTCCCTGCCGGCCAGCATGCAGCTGCAGAAGCTCAACAACCAGTATTTCAACCATCACCCCTACCCCCACAACCACTACATGCCGGATTTGCACCCTGCTGCAGGCCACCAGATGAACGGGACAAACCAGCACTTCCGAGATTGCAACCCCAAGCACAGCGGCGGCAGCAGCACCCCCGGCGGCTCCGGCGGCAGCAGCACCCCCGGCGGCTCCGCGGGCACTTCTGGCGGCGGCGCGGGCAGCAGCAatagcggcggcggcagcggcagcggcagcagcagcaataTGCCCGCCTCTGTGGCCCACGTCCCTGCTGCAATGCTGCCGCCCAATGTCATAGACACTGATTTCATCGACGAGGAAGTGCTTATGTCCTTAGTGATAGAAATGGGTTTGGACCGCATCAAGGAGCTGCCTGAACTCTGGCTGGGGCAAAACGAGTTTGATTTTATGACGGACTTCGTGTGCAAACAGCAGCCCAGTAGAGTAAGCTGTTGA